One stretch of Vulpes lagopus strain Blue_001 chromosome 12, ASM1834538v1, whole genome shotgun sequence DNA includes these proteins:
- the GCGR gene encoding glucagon receptor isoform X2, protein MSLQPEPAAPAHRTFDKYSCWPDTPANTTANMSCPWYLPWHHKVQHRLVFKKCGPDGQWVRGPRGQSWRNASQCQLDDQEIEVQKEVAKMYSSFQVMYTVGYSLSLGALLLALVVLLGLSKLRCTRNYIHANLFASFVLKAGSVLVIDALLKTRYSQKIGDDLSVSVWLSDGAVAGCRVAAVFMQYGVVANSCWLLVEGVYLHSLLGRATFPERSFFPLYLAVGWGAPVLFVVPWAVVKCLFENIQCWTSNDNMGFWWILRLPVFLAILINFFIFIRVLLILMAKLRARQMRYSDYKFRLAKSTLTLIPLLGVHEVVFAFVTDEHAQGTLRSAKLFFDLFLSSFQGLLVAVLYCFLNKEVQSELLRRWQRWRVGKWLREERPPSRHPDPGRPAGGAPSEKLLLSGSRDGAAQDPSADTGLVGSPPGVAASPFESPQEPPGAPVGAGLRC, encoded by the exons ATGTCTCTACAACCTGAGCCTGCTGCCCCCGCCCACCG AACCTTCGACAAGTACTCCTGTTGGCCCGACACCCCTGCCAACACCACGGCCAACATGTCCTGCCCCTGGTACCTGCCCTGGCACCACAAAG TGCAGCACCGCCTCGTCTTCAAGAAGTGCGGGCCCGATGGGCAGTGGGTACGCGGGCCCCGGGGGCAGTCGTGGAGAAACGCCTCCCAGTGCCAGCTGGACGATCAGGAGATTGAAGTCCAG AAGGAAGTGGCCAAGATGTACAGCAGCTTCCAGGTGATGTACACGGTGGGGTACTCCCTCTCGCTGGGCGCCCTGCTCCTGGCCCTGGTGGTCCTGCTGGGCCTCAG CAAGCTGCGCTGCACCCGGAACTACATCCACGCCAACCTGTTCGCCTCGTTCGTGCTCAAGGCGGGCTCCGTGCTGGTCATCGACGCGCTGCTCAAGACCCGCTACAGCCAGAAGATCGGCGACGACCTCAGCGTGAGCGTCTGGCTCAGCGACGGG GCGGTGGCCGGCTGCCGGGTGGCCGCGGTGTTCATGCAGTACGGCGTGGTGGCCAACTCCTGCTGGCTGCTGGTGGAGGGCGTGTACCTGCACAGCCTGCTGGGCCGCGCCACCTTCCCCGAGCGGAGCTTCTTCCCCCTGTACCTGGCCGTCGGCTGGG gcGCCCCCGTGCTCTTCGTCGTCCCCTGGGCCGTGGTCAAGTGTCTGTTTGAGAACATCCA GTGCTGGACCAGCAACGACAACATGGGGTTCTGGTGGATCCTGCGCCTGCCGGTCTTCCTGGCGATCCTG ATCAACTTCTTCATCTTCATCCGCGTCCTCCTCATCCTCATGGCCAAGCTTCGGGCCCGCCAGATGCGCTACAGCGACTACAAGTTCCG GCTGGCCAAGTCCACGCTGACCCTCATCCCCCTGCTGGGGGTCCACGAGGTGGTGTTCGCCTTCGTGACGGATGAGCATGCCCAGGGGACGCTGCGCTCTGCCAAGCTCTTCTTCGACCTCTTCCTCAGCTCCTTCCAG GGCCTGCTGGTGGCCGTGCTATACTGCTTCCTCAATAAGGAG GTGCAGTCAGAGCTGCTGCGGCGCTGGCAGCGCTGGCGCGTGGGCAAGTGGCTGCGGGAGGAGCGCCCCCCCAGCAGGCACCCCGACCCGGGCCGGCCCGCAGGCGGCGCCCCCAGCGAGAAGCTGCTGCTTTCTGGGAGCCGCGACGGGGCGGCCCAGGACCCCTCTGCAGACACCGGCCTGGTGGGCAGCCCCCCTGGGGTGGCTGCCAGCCCCTTCgagagcccccaggagccccccggggccccggTTGGGGCTGGACTCAGGTGCTGA
- the GCGR gene encoding glucagon receptor isoform X1 yields MPPARPHCPHLLLLLLACQPQASSAQVMDFLFEKWKLYGDQCLYNLSLLPPPTELVCNRTFDKYSCWPDTPANTTANMSCPWYLPWHHKVQHRLVFKKCGPDGQWVRGPRGQSWRNASQCQLDDQEIEVQKEVAKMYSSFQVMYTVGYSLSLGALLLALVVLLGLSKLRCTRNYIHANLFASFVLKAGSVLVIDALLKTRYSQKIGDDLSVSVWLSDGAVAGCRVAAVFMQYGVVANSCWLLVEGVYLHSLLGRATFPERSFFPLYLAVGWGAPVLFVVPWAVVKCLFENIQCWTSNDNMGFWWILRLPVFLAILINFFIFIRVLLILMAKLRARQMRYSDYKFRLAKSTLTLIPLLGVHEVVFAFVTDEHAQGTLRSAKLFFDLFLSSFQGLLVAVLYCFLNKEVQSELLRRWQRWRVGKWLREERPPSRHPDPGRPAGGAPSEKLLLSGSRDGAAQDPSADTGLVGSPPGVAASPFESPQEPPGAPVGAGLRC; encoded by the exons ATGCCCCCCGCCCGGCCGcactgcccccacctcctcctcctgctgctggccTGCCAG CCACAGGCCTCTTCTGCCCAGGTGATGGACTTCCTGTTTGAGAAGTGGAAGCTCTATGGTGACCAATGTCTCTACAACCTGAGCCTGCTGCCCCCGCCCACCG AGCTGGTCTGCAACAGAACCTTCGACAAGTACTCCTGTTGGCCCGACACCCCTGCCAACACCACGGCCAACATGTCCTGCCCCTGGTACCTGCCCTGGCACCACAAAG TGCAGCACCGCCTCGTCTTCAAGAAGTGCGGGCCCGATGGGCAGTGGGTACGCGGGCCCCGGGGGCAGTCGTGGAGAAACGCCTCCCAGTGCCAGCTGGACGATCAGGAGATTGAAGTCCAG AAGGAAGTGGCCAAGATGTACAGCAGCTTCCAGGTGATGTACACGGTGGGGTACTCCCTCTCGCTGGGCGCCCTGCTCCTGGCCCTGGTGGTCCTGCTGGGCCTCAG CAAGCTGCGCTGCACCCGGAACTACATCCACGCCAACCTGTTCGCCTCGTTCGTGCTCAAGGCGGGCTCCGTGCTGGTCATCGACGCGCTGCTCAAGACCCGCTACAGCCAGAAGATCGGCGACGACCTCAGCGTGAGCGTCTGGCTCAGCGACGGG GCGGTGGCCGGCTGCCGGGTGGCCGCGGTGTTCATGCAGTACGGCGTGGTGGCCAACTCCTGCTGGCTGCTGGTGGAGGGCGTGTACCTGCACAGCCTGCTGGGCCGCGCCACCTTCCCCGAGCGGAGCTTCTTCCCCCTGTACCTGGCCGTCGGCTGGG gcGCCCCCGTGCTCTTCGTCGTCCCCTGGGCCGTGGTCAAGTGTCTGTTTGAGAACATCCA GTGCTGGACCAGCAACGACAACATGGGGTTCTGGTGGATCCTGCGCCTGCCGGTCTTCCTGGCGATCCTG ATCAACTTCTTCATCTTCATCCGCGTCCTCCTCATCCTCATGGCCAAGCTTCGGGCCCGCCAGATGCGCTACAGCGACTACAAGTTCCG GCTGGCCAAGTCCACGCTGACCCTCATCCCCCTGCTGGGGGTCCACGAGGTGGTGTTCGCCTTCGTGACGGATGAGCATGCCCAGGGGACGCTGCGCTCTGCCAAGCTCTTCTTCGACCTCTTCCTCAGCTCCTTCCAG GGCCTGCTGGTGGCCGTGCTATACTGCTTCCTCAATAAGGAG GTGCAGTCAGAGCTGCTGCGGCGCTGGCAGCGCTGGCGCGTGGGCAAGTGGCTGCGGGAGGAGCGCCCCCCCAGCAGGCACCCCGACCCGGGCCGGCCCGCAGGCGGCGCCCCCAGCGAGAAGCTGCTGCTTTCTGGGAGCCGCGACGGGGCGGCCCAGGACCCCTCTGCAGACACCGGCCTGGTGGGCAGCCCCCCTGGGGTGGCTGCCAGCCCCTTCgagagcccccaggagccccccggggccccggTTGGGGCTGGACTCAGGTGCTGA